A part of Streptomyces sp. NBC_01451 genomic DNA contains:
- the uvrA gene encoding excinuclease ABC subunit UvrA — MDAGLIEGTAAHRTPVMHIKGARLHNLKNVSLTIPKQKLVVVTGLSGSGKSTLALDTLHRESHRQYMEAWGVATAGVSRPSVDSITGLSPSVSIDQRPAGRGPRSTVGTATEVFTYLRLLWSRIGVRPCPGCGMEIPPSYAHDPEGDEEGEAGVEPGAETGAAGEGATCPHCSAPVPQLLMGSFSFNKPAGACPSCTGLGEVIRVDVRTLVDEELSVAAGAVRGWPRQLVERNLPLLRAAARHYGLTFDTDAPLAELAPSSRDLLLHGVESPEFRRHLPALGIEPPATVSAGRFEGVVTAFMRRYADRVDDTAYRQRAERSMVKETCGACAGTRLRAESRAVTVHGLGITAASRLPLDELADWVAELRAFSTGDEWRFAEPVVADLEERVRRLVDTGVGYLTLDQSSTSLSAGESQRLRLAALLGSGLTGMLYVLDEPTIGLHPADTARLIDVLRRLRDLGNTVVVIEHDLDVLWAADHVVDIGPGAGRDGGRVVAQGTPEEVAATEGSVTGAYLSGRLQHPSRKQRPDTHAELVIRGARAHNLRDVTVRIPLGRLVTVTGPSGSGKSTLILDVLGRVAHQRLDPTGELSAAAKPPGEHDGIDGWEHLDKVVTIDQEPISRLPRSNAATYADVFTPVRELFAAQEAARSSGLTPAAFSFNVPGGRCERCEGAGVLAVHMHFLPPVEVRCPGCRGRRFRGEVLAVRYDGYDIAQVLAATVDEALTVFRDVRQIAARLQRLSDVGLGYLPLGQPATTISGGEAQRLKLAKELGRRATGRTLYLLDEPTTGLHAADTARLLDVLQRLVDAGHSVVTIEHNLDVMRASDWIVDLGPEGGAGGGRVVAEGTPEQVAEAAGALDGTGSRTGGFLREGVRAMR; from the coding sequence ATGGATGCAGGCTTGATCGAAGGCACGGCTGCCCACCGAACTCCCGTGATGCACATCAAAGGCGCCCGTCTCCACAACCTGAAGAACGTCTCGCTCACGATCCCGAAGCAGAAGCTGGTCGTCGTGACCGGTCTCTCCGGCTCCGGCAAGTCCACGCTCGCTCTCGACACCCTCCACCGGGAAAGCCACCGCCAGTACATGGAGGCGTGGGGCGTGGCGACCGCCGGTGTCAGCCGGCCCTCGGTCGACTCGATCACCGGTCTGTCCCCGTCCGTCAGCATCGACCAGCGTCCGGCAGGGCGCGGCCCGCGTTCGACGGTGGGCACGGCGACCGAGGTCTTCACCTATCTGCGGCTGCTGTGGTCCCGGATCGGCGTACGCCCGTGCCCCGGCTGCGGGATGGAGATCCCGCCGTCGTACGCCCACGACCCGGAGGGCGACGAGGAGGGGGAGGCCGGGGTGGAGCCGGGAGCGGAGACGGGAGCCGCGGGCGAGGGTGCCACCTGCCCGCACTGCTCCGCCCCCGTGCCCCAACTCCTCATGGGCTCCTTCTCCTTCAACAAGCCCGCCGGTGCCTGCCCGTCCTGCACCGGACTCGGCGAGGTGATCCGGGTGGACGTACGGACCCTGGTCGACGAGGAGTTGAGCGTCGCCGCCGGTGCGGTGCGCGGCTGGCCGAGGCAGCTCGTGGAGCGCAACCTGCCTCTGCTGCGAGCCGCGGCCCGCCACTACGGCCTCACCTTCGACACGGATGCCCCGCTGGCCGAACTGGCACCATCCTCAAGGGACTTGCTTCTCCACGGAGTCGAGTCGCCCGAGTTCCGAAGGCACCTCCCCGCGCTCGGCATCGAGCCCCCGGCCACCGTCTCCGCGGGCCGTTTCGAGGGCGTCGTCACCGCGTTCATGCGGCGCTACGCCGACCGTGTCGACGACACCGCCTACCGGCAGAGGGCCGAGCGCTCGATGGTGAAGGAGACCTGCGGGGCGTGCGCGGGGACACGGCTGCGTGCCGAGAGCCGGGCCGTCACCGTGCACGGCCTCGGCATCACGGCCGCATCCCGCCTGCCGCTCGACGAACTCGCCGACTGGGTGGCGGAGTTGAGGGCGTTCTCCACCGGGGACGAGTGGCGGTTCGCCGAACCGGTCGTCGCCGACCTGGAGGAACGGGTACGCCGGCTCGTCGACACCGGGGTCGGCTACCTCACCCTCGACCAGTCGAGCACCAGCCTCTCCGCGGGTGAGTCCCAACGGCTGCGCCTGGCCGCGCTGCTCGGCTCGGGCCTCACCGGCATGCTGTACGTCCTCGACGAGCCGACCATCGGACTGCACCCCGCCGACACGGCCCGCCTCATCGACGTACTGCGCCGCCTGCGGGACCTCGGCAACACGGTCGTCGTCATCGAGCACGACCTGGACGTGCTGTGGGCCGCCGATCATGTCGTCGACATCGGCCCGGGCGCGGGCCGGGACGGCGGCCGGGTCGTCGCCCAGGGAACTCCGGAGGAGGTGGCGGCGACCGAGGGGTCCGTCACCGGGGCGTATCTGTCGGGCCGCCTCCAGCACCCGTCCCGCAAGCAACGCCCGGATACACACGCGGAGTTGGTGATTCGAGGGGCCCGCGCCCACAACCTCAGGGATGTCACCGTACGGATTCCGCTCGGGCGGCTGGTGACGGTCACCGGACCGTCGGGCTCGGGCAAGTCGACGCTGATACTCGACGTGTTGGGCAGGGTGGCCCATCAACGCCTTGATCCCACAGGGGAGTTGTCGGCCGCTGCGAAGCCCCCGGGGGAGCACGACGGTATCGACGGCTGGGAGCACCTCGACAAGGTCGTGACGATCGACCAGGAGCCGATCAGCCGCCTCCCGCGCTCGAACGCGGCGACGTACGCGGACGTCTTCACCCCGGTCAGGGAACTCTTCGCCGCGCAGGAGGCGGCGCGGTCGAGCGGGCTGACTCCGGCCGCCTTCTCCTTCAACGTGCCCGGCGGACGCTGCGAGCGGTGCGAGGGTGCCGGTGTGCTCGCCGTGCACATGCACTTCCTGCCCCCGGTGGAGGTGCGGTGCCCGGGCTGCCGGGGCCGCCGGTTCCGCGGCGAGGTGCTCGCGGTGCGCTACGACGGGTACGACATCGCCCAGGTGCTGGCCGCCACGGTGGACGAGGCGCTCACCGTCTTCCGGGACGTACGGCAGATCGCCGCCCGCCTGCAACGCCTCTCGGACGTGGGCCTCGGCTACCTCCCGCTGGGCCAGCCCGCCACCACCATCTCCGGCGGCGAGGCCCAACGCCTCAAACTGGCCAAGGAGTTGGGGCGCCGCGCGACCGGCCGCACCCTGTACCTCCTCGACGAACCGACCACAGGCCTGCACGCCGCCGACACCGCGCGTCTCCTCGACGTACTCCAACGCCTCGTCGACGCGGGACACTCGGTGGTGACCATCGAGCACAACCTCGACGTCATGCGCGCCTCCGACTGGATCGTCGACCTCGGCCCGGAGGGCGGCGCAGGCGGAGGACGCGTGGTGGCGGAGGGGACACCGGAACAGGTCGCGGAGGCGGCGGGGGCGCTTGATGGGACCGGTTCCCGGACGGGTGGGTTTCTGCGGGAGGGCGTACGGGCGATGAGGTGA